The nucleotide sequence CCCGCGAAACCCACCGAACCCAGGAGCCCACCGTGCCCGACGTCGTGTTCACCGTCGACCAGGCGAAGTCCATGCGCGAGCAGGCAGTGCCCGGCCACAACCGCTGGCATCCCGACATCCCGCCGGCCGTCACCGTCCGCCCGGACACCTCGATCCGCGTCGAGTGCCGGGAGTGGACCGACGGCCAGATCGGGAACAACGACTCCGCGAACGACGTCCGCGACGTCGACCTGCGCGGCGCCCACATGCTGTCCGGGCCGATCGCCGTGGAAGGCGCCGAGCCGGGTGACCTGCTCGTCGTCGACATCCTCGATCTCGGCCCGGTGCCGCAGGAGACCGGCCCCGCACCCGGCCAGGGCTGGGGCTACACCGGGATCTTCTCGAAGCAGAACGGCGGCGGCTTCCTCACCGACACCTTCCCCGACGCGTACAAGGCGATCTGGGACTTCTCCGGCCAGAAGGCCACCTCCCGGCACGTCCCCGGCGTCTCCTACACCGGGATCACCCACCCCGGCCTGTTCGGCACCGCGCCGTCGCCCGAGCTGCTGAGCCGCTGGAACGCCCGGGAACGCGCGCTGATCGCCACCGACCCGGACCGGGTGCCCGCGCTGGCCCTGCCGCCGCTGGACGAGGAGGTGCTCGGCGGCACCGCGTCCGGCGACGTGCTGGCCGGGATCGGCCGGGACGGCGCCCGCACCGTCCCGCCCCGGGAGAACGGCGGCAACCACGACATCAAGAACTTCACCCGCGGCAGCCGCGTCTTCTACCCGGTGCACGGGTGACGGCGAGATCACCTTCTGCGGTGCGATCGAGATGGGCGGGTTCATCGACTTCCACGTCGACCTGATCAAGGGCGGGATGGAGACCTACGGCGTCACCACCAACCCGATCCTGATGCCCGGCAACGTCGAACCGCGTTACTCGGAGTTCGTCACCTTCATCGGGATCGGCGTCGACCACACCACCGACACCCAGCTCTACAACGACGCGACCGTCGCCTACCGCAACGCCTGCCTCAACGCGGTCAGCTACCTGGAGAAGTTCGGCTACTCGGGCCCGCAGGCCTACCTGCTGCTCGGGTCGGCGCCGATCGAGGGCCGGGTGTCGGGCGTCGTCGACATCCCGAACGCCTGTTGCTCGCTCTACCTGCCCACCGCGATCTTCGACGACGACATCCGGCCGTCCGCATCGGGACCGGTGTGGAAGGACCGGGGGAGCTGCGCGGTGTCGTCGTGACCGGCTTCGGGCGCGAACAGCCCTACGAGACCTTCGAGATCGGTGAGCTCCCCCTCGCCTGTGGCCGGACGCTGCGTCCGGCCCGGATCGCGTACCGCACCTACGGGACGCTGAACGCCGACCGGTCGAACGCGATCCTGTACCCGACCTGGTACTCCGGGCGGCACTGGGACAACGAGTGGCTGCCGCACGATCCCTGGTTGTGGGTGAGTGACGGGTAGCGTTGTGACCTGCGAGTTTGATGATGGGGCAGGCTGTGTGCTAGCGGGTGAGTTCGAGGTGTGTTGCGGACCGGCTGCGGACTCCCACCCCCGATGATCTAGAACAGTCCGCACCACCGACGCCCCTTTGCATCGCTTGCAAAGGGGCGCTACTCTGCCTCCACCGACGCACCAGACTCCCCCGTCTCCCGCGTTGCACCAACCGCAAAGGTGGAGGCCCTACTGTGCACACTCGTGCCGACCGACGAGGAACTCGAAGCGATGAGCGACGAAGTGCTGATCGCCGGGATCTGGCGATCGCATCACCTCGTGCAGACCGCAGCAGAGATACACGCAGCGGACCGCGGACGCCGCGTCGCGCACCTGCACGACCGGCGAGGCTGGTCCTGGCCGGCGATCGGCCGACACTTCGGCGTGGACCAAGCCACCGCCTACCGATGGGCGAAGCCGCACCTGCAACGCGACTGACCGCCGGGGTGGCCTGATGCCGCCCCGCGCACGCACCACCGGCCCCGAATTCATGACCTCCCCCACCGTCGCCGCCTACGTCGCCGCGGCCCTACAGGAGTCCGCCGACAAGCTCGGCGAACACACAGAGCATGGTGCGCCCGTCCTGACGCCTACCGAGCGGGCGCACCAGTCGATGCTGAACCGGGCGGCCCGCGAGCTGGACGAGTTCCACAACCCCGTGGACGACCAGTGAGCCTGCCAGCGGAGGCGACTGTTCTGCGGTGGGCGTCGACGTTCGCGTTCATCGGGTTCTTCGCCGCCGCCCTCTACATGGTCGGGGCGACGTTGGCGCCGTGGATCGGTGCCGGCGTGACCGGGGCCCTGGCGGTGTCGCTGTGGCTACGGCACATCGAAGAGTCCGGGAACGCCCGCGTCCGCGCCGAGGGGCAGGAGCAGCACGGGTTCCGAGCCGAGGTGGATGGCGCCCCGCAGGGTGCCCGGATCATCCACCCGCGGAACCAACACTCACCCCCCCGAGAGTCACAGTCCACTTCGTACTACGACGACGAGGATGACTAACCGTTCCCGCAGGTCACGCTGCGTGAGTCGAAAGTGAGTCACGGTGACTGACACGAACGGTGATCGAGCAAAAACCGTCGCTAAAGTGTGGGAACTCAGCACAAAACAAGGCATGTCATCCCGCCGGATCGCCGACGAACTCGACATCAGCCAAGCCACCGCCGTCCGCATGCTCCGCGAAGCCGAAGCCGCCGAAGGGTTCATCGACCTCCTCGACAAGGCGGAAGCGCGGGTCGCCCAGGCACTCCGGTTGAACGAGTACATGACGTGGCTGCGGCGACGAATCGAGGAAGGCGCGAAGGCGGAGGTGGTGATCCCGGTGGCGATGCAGGTGGAGAACCGTTGGGCGAAGCTGCACGGGTTGGATGCGCCGTCGCGGGTGGCGGTGTCAGATGACCGCCCGGAGAAGGGGATGGATCCGGCGGTGTTGGCAGCGGTGCGTGAGGCGCAGCAGCGGAATGTGCGGGAGCGCCACGAGTTGGGGGCGCCGGCATCGGAGGGTGAGTCGTGACGACGTCGGTGGCGTTCCCGTCGGGTTTTGATGCGGGCCGCCTGTTGGCGCCGATGATGTCACCGGCGATGGAGTCGAGCAGCCATTATCGGCGGGCGGTGACGGAGACGGACCCGATCCGGTTCGCGCTCACGTTCCTGCCGCATCATTTGTCGTCGTCGTCGACGGGCGGCCAGATCAGTTTGTCGCCGTTCCATCTGGCGATGGCGAAGGTGGCGCGCAGGTGGATGCGGGATGAGCCGCGCCGCGACATTTGGGTGGCCCCTCGCCGAGCTGCAAAGAGCACCTGGCAACACGTGATCCTCCCTCTCTGGGCCCTCGCGCACGGCCACAGGAACACGTTCATGTCGTTCTCCCACAGCTCTGCGCAGGCGCAGAAGCATATGGCGAACCTGCGGACCGAGTTGGCCGGGAACGAGCTGCTGCTCGCGGATTTCCCGGAGTTGCGGCCGGTGCGGGGCAATGGGGCGTCGAACTCGGCTGCGTTGGTGTCGACGCGTGGTGGTCGGGTGTTCGCGACCGGGGGGATGGATTCGGGGGCGTTGGGCACGAAGTTCGGCAGCGAACGCGTCGGGATCTTGTGTCTCGATGACGTGGAGCCGGGGGAGTCGAACTACAGCCCCGGGAAGAAGGAGAAGCGGCTCACGACGCTGCTTGATGATGTGATCCCGATGGGGGAGAAGAACACCGTGGTGTCCCTGTGTGGGACGACGACGATGCACGGGTCGATCATCCACGACGCGGTACAGCATGCGGCCGGTAGGAAGCATGCGCAGTGGGTGGTGGATGAGGAGTTCCGGGTTCATCACTTCTCCCCGTTCGTGGACCATCCGGATGGGTCGCGGTCGTCGATGTGGCCTGCGATGTGGCCTCTTGAGTGGCTGTTGGAGCGGGAGGGGACCCGCCGGTTCGCGAAGAACTACCTGAATGACCCTGCTGCTGCTGCGGATGGCGCGTTCTGGGTGGAGTCGTTGTTCCGGCGGGAGGAGATCCCGACGGTGCGGCGGGTGTTGTCGATCGACCCGGCCGTGAGCACGAACGCGGGTTCGGATTTCACGGCGATCGCCGCGGTGGGTGTGGATGGGTCGGGTCGCCGGTTCGAGGTCGACTATGCCCGCCAGTTCAAGGTGTCCCCGGCGCACCGCCGGGAGGTGGTGCACCGGCTTTGTGTGCAGAACCCGGACATCGACGAGGTGATCGTTGAGCAGAATCAGGGTGGGGACACGTGGCGGGCGATTTTCGAACCGCTGCCGGGTCGGGCCAGGTTGACGTTGTTTTCGGTGCGGGGGTCGAAGGCGTCGCGGTTGGAGAAGCTCCTGGACCGCTACGAGCGGGGTCAGGTTGTGCACGGGCGTCCGGTGCCGGAGTTGGAGGAGCAGGCCCTCGCTTATCCGTCGCCTGCGGTGCACGACGACTTGTTGGATGCGGTGTCGAACGGTGTCGAGCATTTAGCGAGGCAGCGGTGAGCGGCCGTCATCGGCGCCGCGACGCCCACGGTGAGCGTGTGTATGGGGTTCACAGAGTGTCTGGGTGGCGCAGGGTGCGCGCCTGGTTGGTTCGACTGTTCAGGAGGCTGTGATGGGTTGGTTCACGCGGGAGTACGGCGGTAAGGGCTACAAGACGCCGACGACGCAGGACACGAAGAAGTCGTTTGGGCGGGGGAAGCCGGCGCCGTCGAAGGGCTGCTATCCGGCGGGGAAGCCGCGGTGGGCGTGACCGTGGCAGGCTGTGCGGGTGCTTGACCTCGCCTACTCCCGCAATGTGGGGTGTGCCGCCCGTGTCTCTACCACGGGCGGCACACCTGGGCAGTGTGGCAGCCGGGAGGTGTGGGCGGTGCCGTGGCGGTACGAGTTCCCGCGGCCGCATGTGACTCGCCTCTATGTGTGCGAGGAGCACGGGCGGGGTGTGGCGGCTGCGGTGCCGTTGTCGGGGCGGGATCGGGCGATCATCCGGGCTCGCCGCAGGGATCGTCGGGCGCGGCTCGCGCGGGCTGGGCGCCTGGATTTGATCGGAGAAGCTGATGGTTGATGTTGTTGCCCCGGTGGAGTGTCCGGGGTCGCCGACGGGGCGGCACGAGATGGTGTCGAACGGGCCGCACGAGATGAAGTGTGCCCATTGCGGCCACATCGAGCAGTACTAGGCTGCCGGGTATGACGACGACGCTCACGTTCGTGCCGTCCACGGTCCCTGACGTCGAGCTCGCCGACGCGGGCCGGTGGCGTGACCTGGGGGTGACGCACTGGCACATGGGGTCCGACGACATCAACGTGTCGGACGGGAACTTCCGGTACAGCGCGGAACGCTGGCACGGTCTGGTCGGCGCCCGCTACGAGCAGCACTCCGCCGACCCGATGGTGGTGTGGCGGTGGCTGGTCGAGGCCCGTCTGGCGGTACTACGACGGGCGTCGGATCCGGTGATGTCAGCGCGGAAGGCCGGCTGGTCGTCGCCCGTCGAGTGGGAACGGGCGTGCCTGCACACGTGGCGGATGTTGACGACTAGCGGGTTTTCGTCGTCGGGGGTGCTGGTGTCGTCGGGTCGCGCGTGTGACGTGTTCGCGGAGGGTGTGACCGGCGGGGCGTGCTCTAGGCACTGAACGACAAAACGAAGGCCCCCAGCAGACCGTGATGGTCTGCTGGGGGCCTTCGTTTGTACGGTTCAGTTCGATCGTCGGGTGCCGTACACCATTGATGGTCAGGCAGCCACAGTCTGCTTCGGCTCTGGGGCGTCGACCTGGCCGCGGACGATAAACCCGGCGACGATCGCGATCGGGGCGAGGAGCAGCGCCTGCTGTTCCGGGGTCCAGCCGACTCCGAGTCCGACGATGAGCGCGAGGACTGCCTGCGCGGCGCCGACGATCATCGGGAGGAGGTTCTCGGACTTGACGGCTGCGGCGGTGAGTGCCCCGGCGAGTGCGACGGCGCAGGCGTTGATGAGCCCGGCGAGTTCGGGGCTGTCGGTGAGGCCGAGACCGACGACGGCTTGGACGGTGGGGACGAGGAGGGCGAGGAGCAGCATCGCCGGCTCACGCTTGACGCTCATAAGGGGTTGGTTCCTTTCGGCGGGCCGGCGGTCGCCGGTGCGGGTTGGGGGGGGGCCCCGGCGGAGGCTGGGTCGCCGGGGCCACCGTGACGCGCCAGGTCAGTGCTGGGCGTCGTCCTCGTGCGTCTCGCCAGCCTCGTGGTCGGGGTCGGCGGGGTGCTCCAGCTCGTCCTCCGGGGTCTCGTCGGCGAGGTGCTCCAGCCGGGCGGCGAGAGTGTCGAACCCGGCCAGGGCGTCCTGCACGGCCTGGGCGGCGTGGGCGTCGGATCCGGCGAGTGCCTCGTCGAGCTTCGCCTTGAGGCCGCGGATGTCTCCGGCGATGTTGTTGGTGGCGTCGTCGATGCGCTGCTTGAGGTCGTCGGCGTTCAGGGCCATGTCCGCTCCTAGGGTTGCGATGTGTCCGTCGATCCGGTGGAGGATCGAACGATTCGGGATGAGGTACTCCCACCAGCGCATGGCGGGCGTCACTTCTCGTAGGTGGTGAAGATGTGGACGCCGTCGGGGGCGGCCAGGTCGAACTCGATGCCGGACGCGCGGGTACGCAGGTCCATCTGCCAGTCCTCGGCGATCGCGAACAGGTGCCCGCCGGGGGTGAGTGGGTGGTCCCAGTGGTGCATCCGGTTGCGGTTGTTCACGTTCCAGTCGGCGTTGCGGACCCACCAGCGGGCGAGGTGCACGCAGCCGCCGCGGGGGCCGAAGTTGACGCGGATGATCCCTCGTCCGCCCCAGCCGCCGGTGGGGTCGAAGCCGTAGTAGAAGCGTTTCCGCGGCCACTTGCGGGGGTCGGTGACACCTACCGGGGGTTCGGCGGTTTGGATGAACATCTCGGTGTCCTCCTGGTGGGGGCGGCGGGTGGCGACGATGGGAGCGACGGGCTGGGTGACGGCAGGCGGTTGGGGGATCGGTGTTCCGGGTGCGAGTTCCCGCAATGCGAGTGCGGTCATCGCGTCCATCTGGGCGGGGGTGCCCATCGCTTCAAAGTGCATGGCGTCGGGGGTGCCGGTGTAGTGGCCGCCCCACGCGAACCCGTACCGGTTCCACATGGCGGGCATCCACGACGGCATGTTCGTGGTCAGTGGGCGCCGCATCGGGTTGTCGTTCCAGTTGAGGTCGACAGCCAATCCCCACGAGTGGTTCGACGGGGAGCTGGTGCCGCCGATGGGTCGGCAGTTGTAGCCGCCGCACTGGCCGGGCTTGAGCAGATACCCGCGGCGTTCGGTGGCGTCGACGAGGAGGTCGACGAGGCGGGCGATGCGTTTGTGAACGGAGAACCGGGTTCCGGACACGTCGGCGGTGACGATCGCCGTCCCCGATGCTTTCGCGCCGCCACAGGATGGCCATCCGGCTCCCCAGCCACGCTGTGCGGCGGTGCGGGTGTAGTCGCGCAAGTTGATGGTGGCCATCAGGCGTTCCCTGCGTCGATCGCGGCCTGGTCCCGCTCGGTCGGCTCCGAGCTCCACGTGTCGGGGAAGCAGTCCGGTGCGGTGTCGTCTGTGTGGTCGGTGATGTGCGGCCAGGCCGGATCGTGGGCGGGGTCGGTGTACACGTAGTCGTGGCCGTCGGGTAGTTCCGCGGATTCGGTGGCAGCGATCTGCATGTGGTCGGGGATGCCGTCCCCGTTGTCGTCGCGGTGTCGTGCCATCTGCGCCTCCTTGACCGGGTCGAACAGCCGCTCGGCGACGATCTGTTCGTAGATGAGCAGGTGCGGGTAGCGGCGCTTCACGACATGTCCCCGTCACCCGGGCCAGGCAGCAGTGGCCCGCCACAGAAGTCGTCGGGGACGACGATCGGGCGGACCGTGTTGTCGGTGAGCTCGAACCGGATCTGGCAGGTGCCGTCATCAGCGCGTGACGGGTCTCCGATGGTGCGGACCCCAACGCCGGGGTCGCCGACCCTGCCGGCGGGTGGCGGGTTCGCCTGCAGGTAGGCGGCGACCGCGGTCGAGATTTCCTCGCTGGTCGGTGGGCGGCCTGCGTCGCCGCGGGCACCGTCCTGCCCGTCACGTCCGGGGGCGGGTGGGTTCGCCGTGTAGTAGAGGCGGACCGCCGCTTCGATTTCCGTGCTGGTGGGTGGCCTACCGGGTGCGGGTGGGTTCGCGGCGAGGAAGGTGGTGACGGCGGCGGCGACCTCTTGGGTGGTGGGTGCCCGTCCGGCGGGTGGCGGGTTCACGGTGAGGTAGTCGCGGACTGCGGCGGTGAGCGCGGCGGTGTCGGGTAGTGGTGTGGGGGTGCGGGTTTTCGCTGCTTCGGCGGCGGGGCAGACGGGCCCGGTGAGCCTGCCTGCCTGGCATTCCGCGGTGATTTGGTCGGCGAGTGTGAGTTTCTCGGCGACTGCTTCGTCGCGTTGCTGTTCGACGGCTTGCTTTTCGGCGACGGCGGTTTGCTTGTCGGCGCCGGAGGTGAGCGCGTTGATGGTGACGAGCATGGCGAGGACTCCGGCGAGTACCCCGACGATGATCACGTTACGGGTTTTCACCCGGTCTTTGACCTTCTTGTACGCCGGGCCCTTGCCGGGGTTCACGGCCGCCAACGTTGCGGTGTCCGTGACGTCCGTAGGTGGGATGAGTCGGCGGCGGTGGGAGCCGCGTCGACGCAGGATCATGTGCGGCACCTACCTGCCAGATCGCGAGCTGTGCTTCGGCGGTGGCGGCACGGTTTTCCGCCTCATGTCGGAGTGCCCGTTCAGCATCAAGCGCTTGTTGGGCTGTGATGACACGCTGTTCGGCGCGGTCCGCGCGTTCGACCACGGCGGCTATGTCTTTCGCGTGCTGTACGTTTTCGGCTTCGATCGCTTTCGCGTGGGCGGTGTTCTCGGCGAACAGCATGCGGATGAGAACAACAACGAACACGATGAGTAGCCCACCGGCTCCTGCGGACAGGAGTTGCGGGGACAGGGTGAGGAGCTCGACCACACGGGCCCCCTCCAATGTCGTGCGGCCATGCTTGAAGAGGGGGGTTAGGGGGTGCGGCCGAAGGTGATCCCGCTGTACACGTCCCGGATCGTTACGACGGTTCCGGGCTGCGACGCTTCGATGATTTTGTTGCCGCCGAGGTAGATACCGGTGTGGGTGGCGGTACCACCGTTCGGGGACCAGAAGAACAGGTCACCAGGCTGGGCGTCGGACTGCCGGATGGGGGTGACCCATGTCTGTAGGGCTCGTGCGGTGCGGGGCGGGTCGATCCCGGCAGCCTTCAAGGCGACGTTGACGAGACCGGAGCAGTCCACCCCGCTCGCTGTGGTGCCACCCCACACGTAGGGGACACCGAGGAGCTGCTGTGCAGCGTCGGTGACAGCGTTCCCGGCCGTGGTGCTCGACCCGCCCCCGCCGCTGGTCACCGGTGCTGCGGCAGGCTTCCCAGACGGCTTTCCGGGGGTGATGCTCGACGGCGCCGGGTCAGGCTTCGCATGCTTCGGCTTCGACGGCTTAGCAGGCTTGTCTGGGACCGCGAGTTCGGCGATCTGCTCCGGCTCAGCCCGAGGTGCAGGCGGGACGGGGGTGACCGGCTGAGGGCGCGGCGCGACCTCCTCATGCCTCTGCTCCGGCTCGGCGACTACAGCCTGCGGAACCTCCGACGAGATCCGGTCACCCCAACAGCCCTTCGACGCGTTCCAGTCCGCCAGGCTGCCGCGGTTGGTGGCGATGCGCTGCGCCACGACCAGCTGCTCCGCCTTACTCGCGAGGAGCGCACGGGGAGCGAACTCCAGGCCGCCGTTCGCCCTCCACGTCCCGTCGATGATCTGCCAGTAGCCGGACGCGGAGGAGCCGCTGCTGTTCTCGACGTTCCGGTTGTCGGACTCGCATTCGGCGATGACATCCCACGCGGACTGCTGCGCATAGGCCTGCTCGGGGGTGGCGCTGCCGGCGCCGAGAGCGAACGCGCCGGTGGTGCCGAGGACCGTGAGGTTCCGGGCGGTGTGGGTGGGTTTGCGGTGACGTCCACGGTAGCGCGCCATGAACCACTCCTCGGGAGCGCAGTGCTGGGCTGGCCGGGTGGTCAGCTCAGGGCGTAGGTGGCGACCCAGTCGACCTCGTAGGTGGCGGGGTTCAGACCGTTCGGCACGTCGGCGTCCAACTGGATCGTCAGATGACCTGATGGCATGCCGGTGATGTTGTGGCGGTCGAAGTGGAACCACTCGACACCGTTCGCGTACCCCTTGAGGTGCTCGGGGGTCCATTCGAACGCGATGTTCTGCCACTGGCTGGTGTCGACGCCGTCGAGGCGTGCTTCTTCCTGCCGGTACGGCTGGTGGCCGGGCAGATGAAGGAAAGCTTGCAGGTGGTTCACACCGGGGGCCGGGTTCTCGAAGAAGTCGTACTCACCGTGGTCGGGCCAGAGGTTCGACGTCGGCCACACGATCAAGAGTGGTCGAAGAGGGGTGCCGCCGATGTCCTCCTGCGAGGAACGGACCCGTGCTTCCCAACGTCCGTACTGCTGGTCGAACGTCGACGCGAGCCCAGCGGAGTCACCGTTCGCGAGACCGGTCAGGATCAGCTTCCCATCCTGGACGGTGACCCGCTCCGGGGTGCGGCGCCCGTTCCCGTCGTGCCCGGCCGAGTCGTACACGGACCACTTCGCCGTGTCCAAGCTGGTGCCGTTGAAGTCGTCGGACGCTTCGGGGATCGGTGCACCCCACCCGTGGAGCTGCGCGGCGGTGGTTCCTGCACCCTGCGACGGTGTTCCCGACACGGGAGGCGGCGACTCAGGCGGCGCTGTGGTGCCCGGAGACGACACGGGCGGCTTGCCTGGTGCAGGCTTGCTCGGCTTCACCGGGGCGTTCGACGGTGCAGGCTTGACCGGCCCAACCGTGCGGCACTCCACCACTGGCGCCGGTCCAACCGGCGGGGTCGGCTTCCCTGCAGGCGCGACGGCGGTGGCGGTTGCGGTGGACGCGGCGAGGATGACAGCTGCGACCGCGGCGCCGCCGAGGACCGCGCGAGGGGAACGCGGCTGGCTGGTGGGGCGTGCATGTCTGGCCATGATCATGCCTCCGTCGCGTACACGATGACCTGCGCTTCGTAGGACTCTGCGACCGGATCCCACGTCCCACCGCAGGTGACCAGCCGCAGCGTGTCGCGGTCGGTGTCGCCGTACACGTCGCGGGTGGGGAAGTCGGTTTTGTCGATGGTCTGCACCCTGTCCACCTGGTAGGTGGTGGTCCCGGTGGAGGTGGGGACCTGGATGTCGTCGCCGGGTGCGAGTTCGTGCAGTCGTGCGAACACCCCGTCGAGGCCACCACCGTTCACATGCCCCAACAGCACGGTCGGCCCGGCCTCGCCGACACCGGGTCCGGGGGTGTACCAGCCCAGCAGCTCCGGGGAATCGACGGGTGGAACCTCCACGGCGCCGTTGTCGTCGACAGCAAGCCCCATCACCTCATCCACCGACACGTCGATGGTGGGGATGTGCAACCCGACCGGTGCTGGGTTGACGGGTGCCGCCTGCGGTTCCGGCCAGCCGCTGCCGCTCGTGCACGCCGCCGTCATCACGGCGAGGCAGGCGACCAGGATGACGGTGAGGCGCAGCCCAGCCCGCGCCACGATCACATCTGCCCGGTCTCAGCGGCCCCCGAGGGGACGATGCTGGTCTGGCTGTAGTCGCCGGCTGTCTCGCCGTTCAGGACCGGGTTGTACAGCTTCCCGCCGTCGACGTCTTCGCAGCCGATACCGTTGCTGTTGGCGTCGAGGCCGTCGTGGAAACCACGATCGGTGACGTAGACGGGTGCGGCTCCGGCGGCGCGGGCGGCGTCACAGTTGGCCCACTGGAACGGCGCATCGTCGTTGGGGGTGGACGGCTGCGGGGAGAGTGACGCACCGGTGGTGGGCTCCGGGTCGACGGGGCTGGTCGGCTCCGGGATGGCTGTCGGGTCAGGCTCGACCGGATCAGGCTCCGGGTCCGAGGTAGGGGTTGGATCGACCGTCGGCTCCGGCTCCGGGTCAGCAGCGCAGCCGAGAACATCCAGGACCACACCGATGCTGGTGCCCGCGCTGATACCGGGGGGAGTGGGAACGGCGAGCGCGACCCGCGTCTGCAGCTCGACAGTGAGATCGTCGACGATGGTGACGTCGGCGGCGGCGAGGTCCGCGCACAGCTCAACGTCGGTGTCCTGTGCCCACGCGGCCGGCGCGAACAACAGAGCCGCGGCGACGGGGGCGGCGACGAGGGTGGCGGTGCGGCGTCTGAGCGTGATGGTCAAGGCGGATGCCCTTTCTGGACATGACGACGCCCCGCACCCATGACGGGTGCGGGGCCGGGAGTGTGGCTAGTCGGTGGCCTGGTTCGCGTTTCGTGCGGCGGCGAGTTCGTTGCGGAGCTGCTTCACCTTGATCGCGGCCTGCACGGCCTGCTCGAGCAGTTCCCGGCCGTGCGCGGTGAGGTGCTCGGAGATTTCCTCGATGGTCAGGGAGTCGTTCACTGTTAGGTCTCCTCGTAGGGCGGCAGGTAGGTGTAGAGCCCGTCGGCATGCAGCGTGATCGGGCTGCTCCCGGAGGGAACGACAGTGGCGGTGACCGTGAGCCGGATCGTGCACCCGGTGTCGGTGACCGACCCATCGACCAGTGCGGCGGACACGGAGCCCTGCCAGGCGATGCTCAGGTCCATGCGCGACAAGGCCGCTTCGACCGGGGCGAGCGGTGTCGTGGTCCAGGTGACCGGGTAGTTGTAGGTACCGGCGGACAGGATCCCACTGGTGATCATGTGCCGGGCGCGGACGGAACGCAGCTGGATCGCGCGAGTGCGGCGGATCGCCTCATACAGCAGCGCGACCTGCGTAGCCAGGTCGACACCGCCGGTCGGATCGAGCACTTCGGCGGGCAGATCGGTGGTGTCGACCTCGAGGATCTCCCGCGGCGGGATAATCACCGGCTCCGGCTCGTCGTCGTCCCCGGTCGGCTCCGGGGTGTAGGTGTAGCCGGGGATGACCCGCTTGCGGACGACGGCGTCGAGGACGGCGCGGAGCGCGTCGAACGGGACGGGGGCGGTCATGCCGCCACCAGCTTCGGCCTGCCTGCGACGTGGGCGCGAAGTTCAGCCAGTTCACGGCGAAGGTTGTCGATCTCCACGATATGACGTCTCGT is from Pseudonocardia autotrophica and encodes:
- a CDS encoding excalibur calcium-binding domain-containing protein, whose product is MTITLRRRTATLVAAPVAAALLFAPAAWAQDTDVELCADLAAADVTIVDDLTVELQTRVALAVPTPPGISAGTSIGVVLDVLGCAADPEPEPTVDPTPTSDPEPDPVEPDPTAIPEPTSPVDPEPTTGASLSPQPSTPNDDAPFQWANCDAARAAGAAPVYVTDRGFHDGLDANSNGIGCEDVDGGKLYNPVLNGETAGDYSQTSIVPSGAAETGQM
- a CDS encoding C40 family peptidase, which gives rise to MARYRGRHRKPTHTARNLTVLGTTGAFALGAGSATPEQAYAQQSAWDVIAECESDNRNVENSSGSSASGYWQIIDGTWRANGGLEFAPRALLASKAEQLVVAQRIATNRGSLADWNASKGCWGDRISSEVPQAVVAEPEQRHEEVAPRPQPVTPVPPAPRAEPEQIAELAVPDKPAKPSKPKHAKPDPAPSSITPGKPSGKPAAAPVTSGGGGSSTTAGNAVTDAAQQLLGVPYVWGGTTASGVDCSGLVNVALKAAGIDPPRTARALQTWVTPIRQSDAQPGDLFFWSPNGGTATHTGIYLGGNKIIEASQPGTVVTIRDVYSGITFGRTP
- a CDS encoding sortase domain-containing protein — translated: MARAGLRLTVILVACLAVMTAACTSGSGWPEPQAAPVNPAPVGLHIPTIDVSVDEVMGLAVDDNGAVEVPPVDSPELLGWYTPGPGVGEAGPTVLLGHVNGGGLDGVFARLHELAPGDDIQVPTSTGTTTYQVDRVQTIDKTDFPTRDVYGDTDRDTLRLVTCGGTWDPVAESYEAQVIVYATEA
- a CDS encoding M15 family metallopeptidase — protein: MATINLRDYTRTAAQRGWGAGWPSCGGAKASGTAIVTADVSGTRFSVHKRIARLVDLLVDATERRGYLLKPGQCGGYNCRPIGGTSSPSNHSWGLAVDLNWNDNPMRRPLTTNMPSWMPAMWNRYGFAWGGHYTGTPDAMHFEAMGTPAQMDAMTALALRELAPGTPIPQPPAVTQPVAPIVATRRPHQEDTEMFIQTAEPPVGVTDPRKWPRKRFYYGFDPTGGWGGRGIIRVNFGPRGGCVHLARWWVRNADWNVNNRNRMHHWDHPLTPGGHLFAIAEDWQMDLRTRASGIEFDLAAPDGVHIFTTYEK
- a CDS encoding glycoside hydrolase family 16 protein gives rise to the protein MARHARPTSQPRSPRAVLGGAAVAAVILAASTATATAVAPAGKPTPPVGPAPVVECRTVGPVKPAPSNAPVKPSKPAPGKPPVSSPGTTAPPESPPPVSGTPSQGAGTTAAQLHGWGAPIPEASDDFNGTSLDTAKWSVYDSAGHDGNGRRTPERVTVQDGKLILTGLANGDSAGLASTFDQQYGRWEARVRSSQEDIGGTPLRPLLIVWPTSNLWPDHGEYDFFENPAPGVNHLQAFLHLPGHQPYRQEEARLDGVDTSQWQNIAFEWTPEHLKGYANGVEWFHFDRHNITGMPSGHLTIQLDADVPNGLNPATYEVDWVATYALS
- a CDS encoding helix-turn-helix domain-containing protein; translation: MPTDEELEAMSDEVLIAGIWRSHHLVQTAAEIHAADRGRRVAHLHDRRGWSWPAIGRHFGVDQATAYRWAKPHLQRD